From a region of the Brevibacterium siliguriense genome:
- a CDS encoding AbgT family transporter: MSTTTDGKVGFGQRMLDWIERIGNKLPEPFTLFLGLFIITGLVSTAMAMADVTVAIPGGDETIAIKGLFTGEGLAWLTTTMGDNYIGFPPLATVLPILLAVGVAEKSGMLAAAVRIAFGKSPKWLLPYAVGFVGVVGSIMADSAFVIIPPLAALVFKAAGRHPMAGLIGGFAATGAGYSTSIVPTSLDALFAGITTSVMETLPNTDYTAVNPVSNYYFNIASSIVLAIIAGFIIDRLIEPNMVRKGVPREYASASASGLAKEYQAPDSPYGDASAKSDGSDDGDATEIKAELEPEEKRGLIWSVVAALILTAAFLFAFLLPASPWRNENGGFLPESPLLSSIVFIVFAYFMLMGVVYGFVVRTVRSMNDLVKMMSQSIIDMMSFLILAFILGQFIALFNWTGIGSWIAVAGASGLEAIGLTGFAAVIGFMLLASVLNLFIVSGSSMWTLMAAVFVPLFALLGYEPAFIQAGFRVGDSATQVITPLNPYMIVLLGLVRRYEPNAGLGTVISRMFPFVIPFWLAWAVLLGIWFLFDLPLGPGNGIRL; encoded by the coding sequence ATGTCGACGACGACAGATGGGAAAGTCGGTTTCGGCCAGCGCATGCTGGACTGGATCGAACGCATCGGAAACAAGCTGCCCGAACCGTTCACGCTGTTCCTCGGGCTGTTCATCATCACCGGTCTCGTCTCCACGGCGATGGCCATGGCCGATGTCACCGTGGCCATTCCCGGCGGCGACGAGACGATCGCTATCAAGGGCCTGTTCACCGGGGAGGGCCTGGCGTGGCTGACCACGACGATGGGCGACAACTACATCGGATTCCCGCCCCTGGCCACGGTGCTGCCGATTCTGCTCGCCGTCGGTGTCGCCGAGAAGTCGGGAATGCTCGCCGCGGCCGTGCGGATCGCCTTCGGCAAGAGCCCCAAGTGGCTGCTGCCCTATGCCGTGGGCTTCGTCGGGGTGGTCGGGTCGATCATGGCCGACTCGGCCTTCGTCATCATCCCGCCTCTGGCCGCACTCGTGTTCAAGGCTGCCGGCCGACATCCGATGGCGGGTCTCATCGGCGGGTTCGCCGCCACCGGTGCCGGCTATTCGACGTCGATCGTCCCCACGAGCCTCGATGCGCTGTTCGCCGGCATCACCACCTCGGTGATGGAGACCCTGCCGAACACCGACTACACCGCGGTCAACCCGGTATCGAACTACTACTTCAACATCGCCTCATCGATCGTGCTGGCGATCATCGCCGGATTCATCATCGACCGGCTCATCGAACCGAACATGGTGCGCAAAGGGGTGCCTCGCGAATACGCGAGCGCCTCGGCGAGTGGGCTGGCTAAGGAATACCAAGCTCCCGACAGCCCCTACGGGGATGCCTCGGCGAAGTCAGATGGCTCCGACGACGGCGATGCCACCGAGATCAAGGCCGAACTCGAGCCGGAGGAGAAACGCGGACTGATCTGGTCGGTCGTGGCGGCGCTTATCCTCACCGCGGCCTTCCTCTTCGCATTCCTGCTCCCCGCGTCGCCCTGGCGAAACGAGAACGGCGGATTCCTCCCGGAGTCCCCGCTGCTGTCGTCGATCGTGTTCATCGTCTTCGCCTACTTCATGCTCATGGGCGTCGTCTACGGCTTCGTCGTGCGCACCGTGCGGTCGATGAACGACCTGGTGAAGATGATGAGCCAGTCGATCATCGACATGATGTCCTTCCTCATTCTCGCGTTCATCCTCGGCCAGTTCATCGCCCTGTTCAATTGGACGGGGATCGGCTCGTGGATCGCCGTCGCCGGTGCATCGGGGCTCGAGGCGATTGGTCTGACCGGGTTCGCCGCGGTCATCGGGTTCATGCTCCTGGCCAGCGTGCTCAACCTGTTCATCGTGTCCGGATCATCGATGTGGACGCTCATGGCCGCCGTGTTCGTCCCGCTCTTCGCTCTGCTCGGCTATGAACCGGCGTTCATTCAGGCCGGGTTCCGTGTCGGTGACTCGGCCACTCAGGTGATCACACCGCTCAACCCCTACATGATCGTGCTGCTCGGCCTCGTCCGCCGTTATGAGCCGAATGCCGGGCTGGGCACGGTGATCTCCCGAATGTTCCCGTTCGTCATCCCGTTCTGGTTGGCCTGGGCCGTGCTGTTGGGCATCTGGTTCCTCTTCGACCTGCCACTGGGCCCGGGCAACGGGATCCGACTGTGA
- a CDS encoding TetR/AcrR family transcriptional regulator, whose translation MTETPRQRARIETEAQITAIGNRMVDEGGVDGLSLRAIARELGVVSSAVYRYVKSRDELLTILIRDAFTQIADAVDEALAGHRSIETLALAMLTWSQGHPNRWALIYGTPIAGYEAPREETVVPGTRIMVALASLVAESTTGTEAGPGDRVESREAAATSPTSGQGQPGGGAALQPLRDGLAELGLEYDDHVILDTVTIWVAVVGLINGLRFGQFGPGFERLEDELMSGVIGRLGA comes from the coding sequence ATGACTGAGACCCCGCGGCAGCGCGCCCGCATCGAGACGGAAGCGCAGATCACGGCCATCGGCAATCGCATGGTCGACGAGGGCGGCGTCGACGGGCTGTCGCTGCGGGCGATCGCCCGTGAGCTCGGGGTTGTCTCCAGCGCGGTGTACCGATACGTGAAGAGCCGCGATGAACTGCTGACGATCCTCATCCGCGACGCCTTCACACAGATCGCCGATGCCGTCGATGAGGCTCTGGCCGGTCATCGCAGCATCGAGACTCTGGCGCTGGCGATGCTTACATGGTCGCAGGGTCATCCGAATCGGTGGGCGCTCATCTACGGCACTCCGATCGCCGGTTATGAAGCTCCCCGAGAGGAGACCGTGGTGCCGGGAACGCGGATCATGGTCGCCTTGGCATCCTTGGTGGCGGAGTCGACGACCGGCACCGAGGCGGGGCCCGGAGATCGCGTGGAGTCGAGGGAGGCAGCGGCGACGAGTCCGACGAGCGGTCAGGGGCAGCCGGGTGGGGGAGCCGCGCTGCAGCCTCTGCGGGACGGGCTTGCGGAACTCGGCCTTGAGTATGACGATCACGTGATCTTGGACACCGTGACCATCTGGGTTGCGGTCGTCGGGCTGATCAACGGTCTGCGGTTCGGCCAGTTCGGGCCCGGATTCGAGCGCCTAGAAGACGAACTCATGTCCGGAGTGATCGGTCGCCTCGGCGCGTGA
- the lexA gene encoding transcriptional repressor LexA: MVQNKRGRGRPRNEDVASEIAAARTDDDVVQIPEGSSGEGDFRLTPRQRLVLETIERAVVTNGYPPSMREIGKAAGLASLSSVAHQLSQLERLGYVRRDPKRPRAIEVVNPFEEEEAERAKYEELANNTVQVPVVGRIAAGGPILAEQEVDDVFSLPTQVVGSGEMFLLKVVGDSMIEAAICHDDWVVVRKQHTADNGQIVAALLDGEATVKTLKRKAGQQWLMPQNENYEPIDGTYAQIMGLVVAVIRRL, from the coding sequence ATGGTTCAGAACAAACGAGGCAGAGGCAGGCCTCGCAACGAAGATGTTGCCAGCGAGATCGCTGCCGCTCGCACCGATGACGACGTCGTCCAGATCCCTGAGGGGTCATCCGGTGAGGGCGACTTCCGCCTCACTCCCCGTCAGCGTCTCGTGCTTGAGACCATCGAACGTGCCGTCGTCACCAACGGCTACCCGCCGAGCATGCGCGAGATCGGCAAGGCCGCCGGGTTAGCCTCCCTCTCCAGCGTCGCCCATCAGCTCTCCCAGCTCGAACGCCTCGGCTATGTCCGCCGCGACCCGAAGCGTCCGCGTGCCATCGAAGTGGTCAATCCGTTCGAAGAGGAAGAGGCCGAACGCGCGAAGTACGAGGAGCTGGCCAACAACACCGTGCAGGTGCCGGTCGTCGGACGCATCGCCGCCGGCGGCCCGATCCTGGCCGAGCAGGAAGTCGACGATGTCTTCTCCCTGCCGACCCAGGTCGTCGGCTCCGGTGAGATGTTCCTGCTCAAGGTCGTCGGCGATTCGATGATCGAAGCCGCCATCTGCCACGACGACTGGGTGGTCGTGCGCAAGCAGCACACCGCTGACAATGGTCAGATCGTCGCCGCCCTGCTCGACGGTGAGGCCACGGTGAAGACGCTCAAGCGCAAGGCAGGCCAGCAGTGGCTGATGCCGCAGAACGAGAACTACGAACCCATCGACGGCACCTACGCGCAGATCATGGGCCTCGTCGTCGCCGTCATCCGCCGCCTCTGA
- a CDS encoding SseB family protein has product MSIHSHGPHQPHEPDEARPAASADQSGGAQVPTDSAGQAWEGRDLKPNPFSGDTGLADAALMEALTQVAQAPLDPAAHQQVLTALSGARLYAPIVPMVLDQEVGENGLMADNSSEMAMVRLQAEDGRECTPGFSGIPPLTAWHSDARPVPIESERLVLGAIEAESQLVVLDPGAESSFLLRRPAMFAFVQSQPWTPSWADAEVAQRLGAIAESFPWLARIGVSPGSNRVHLGGPELGITLGVEPEVPTEEVRRFQEAVAGDEDLVARIDSLAIRLVEV; this is encoded by the coding sequence GTGAGCATCCACTCGCACGGGCCGCACCAACCACACGAACCGGATGAGGCCCGGCCCGCCGCGTCCGCTGACCAGTCAGGCGGTGCCCAGGTCCCGACGGATTCCGCCGGACAGGCGTGGGAGGGCCGGGATCTCAAACCCAACCCGTTCTCCGGGGACACCGGGCTGGCGGATGCGGCCCTGATGGAGGCCCTGACCCAGGTCGCTCAGGCGCCCCTGGATCCGGCCGCACACCAGCAGGTCCTCACGGCCCTGTCCGGGGCCAGGCTCTATGCCCCGATCGTGCCGATGGTTCTCGACCAGGAGGTCGGGGAGAACGGGCTGATGGCCGACAACTCCTCGGAGATGGCGATGGTTCGCCTGCAGGCCGAGGACGGACGTGAGTGCACTCCGGGATTCTCCGGAATCCCACCGCTGACTGCGTGGCATTCCGATGCTCGTCCCGTGCCGATTGAGTCCGAAAGGCTCGTGCTCGGCGCGATCGAGGCCGAGTCCCAGCTCGTCGTCCTCGACCCCGGAGCCGAGTCCTCGTTCCTGCTGCGCCGCCCGGCCATGTTCGCGTTCGTGCAGTCCCAGCCCTGGACTCCGTCCTGGGCCGACGCCGAGGTGGCTCAGCGACTGGGTGCCATCGCCGAGTCCTTCCCTTGGTTGGCTCGAATCGGGGTGAGCCCCGGCAGCAACAGGGTCCACCTCGGCGGACCGGAGCTCGGCATCACCCTCGGAGTCGAGCCCGAGGTGCCAACGGAGGAGGTGCGCCGGTTCCAGGAAGCCGTCGCCGGTGACGAGGACCTCGTGGCGAGGATCGACTCGCTGGCCATCCGCCTCGTCGAAGTCTGA
- the hisB gene encoding imidazoleglycerol-phosphate dehydratase HisB, with translation MRQAQNSRTTSESTVSVSVDLDGTGTSTISTGVPFFDHMLTALSKHSMIDLDITATGDTHIDVHHTVEDTSIVLGQTLREALGDKVGIRRYGFAAVPLDEALARCVVDVSGRPYFVHEGEPEGQQYHLIGGHFTGSMTSHSLESIAFNAGLTVHLDLIRGRDPHHIVEAEFKAFARALREAVETDPRSNSVPSTKGVL, from the coding sequence ATGAGGCAGGCCCAGAACTCACGCACCACGTCCGAGTCCACGGTGTCCGTGTCCGTCGACCTCGACGGCACCGGCACCTCGACCATCTCGACGGGCGTGCCGTTCTTCGACCACATGCTCACCGCCCTGTCGAAGCACTCGATGATCGATCTCGACATCACCGCCACCGGCGACACTCACATCGACGTCCACCATACCGTCGAAGACACCTCGATCGTGCTCGGCCAGACGCTGCGGGAAGCGCTCGGCGACAAGGTCGGAATCCGCCGCTACGGATTCGCCGCCGTGCCCCTGGACGAAGCCCTGGCTCGGTGCGTTGTCGACGTCTCCGGCCGCCCCTACTTCGTCCACGAAGGCGAACCCGAAGGCCAGCAGTACCACCTCATCGGCGGTCACTTCACCGGTTCGATGACCTCCCACTCGCTGGAATCCATCGCCTTCAACGCCGGTCTGACCGTCCACCTCGACCTCATCCGGGGCCGCGACCCGCACCACATCGTCGAAGCCGAGTTCAAGGCCTTCGCCCGAGCGCTGCGCGAAGCCGTCGAAACCGACCCGCGCAGCAACTCCGTTCCCAGCACCAAGGGAGTCCTGTGA
- the priA gene encoding bifunctional 1-(5-phosphoribosyl)-5-((5-phosphoribosylamino)methylideneamino)imidazole-4-carboxamide isomerase/phosphoribosylanthranilate isomerase PriA gives MTDSSNKLVLLPAVDVADGKAVRLVQGEAGTETDYGSPIDAAQDFENRGAEWIHLVDLDAAFGRGSNSDLLNQVVKAVGIKVELSGGIRDTESLERALDTGAERVNIGTAALENPEWTAEMISRFGDQVAIGLDVRGTTLAARGWTKDGGDLYEVLATLEAAGCSRYVVTDVRKDGTLQGPNVELLKDLAQKTDSPIVASGGVSSLDDLRALRELVPFGVDSAIVGKALYAGKFTLEEALDVAGR, from the coding sequence ATGACAGACAGTTCGAACAAGCTGGTCCTCCTCCCCGCCGTCGACGTCGCCGACGGCAAGGCCGTCCGCCTCGTCCAGGGCGAAGCCGGAACCGAAACCGACTACGGCTCACCCATCGATGCCGCCCAGGACTTCGAGAACCGCGGAGCCGAATGGATCCACCTCGTCGACCTCGACGCCGCCTTCGGACGCGGATCGAACTCCGACCTGCTCAACCAGGTCGTCAAGGCCGTGGGGATCAAAGTCGAACTCTCCGGCGGAATCCGCGACACCGAAAGCCTCGAACGCGCGCTCGACACCGGAGCCGAACGCGTCAACATCGGCACTGCCGCACTTGAAAATCCCGAATGGACCGCCGAGATGATCTCCCGCTTCGGCGACCAGGTCGCCATCGGACTCGACGTGCGCGGAACCACCCTGGCGGCCCGCGGCTGGACCAAGGACGGCGGCGATCTCTACGAAGTCCTCGCCACCCTCGAAGCCGCCGGCTGCTCGCGCTATGTCGTCACCGATGTGCGCAAGGATGGCACCCTGCAGGGACCCAATGTCGAATTGCTCAAGGACCTCGCACAGAAGACCGACTCGCCGATCGTCGCCTCCGGCGGCGTCTCGAGCCTCGATGACCTGCGCGCCCTCCGCGAGCTCGTGCCCTTCGGTGTCGACTCGGCGATCGTGGGGAAGGCGCTCTACGCCGGAAAGTTCACTCTGGAAGAAGCCCTCGACGTCGCAGGACGGTGA
- a CDS encoding amidohydrolase, whose amino-acid sequence MSEIRDLGHSTAPDDSYLDEMARQTRARAAQAAEWVSDFTGTPESSRSGIAAGLDAAQGDLTDLLHTIHDLAETAFEEFDSVAAIASVLKKQGIDVETGLFGVETTLRATTGSGHGRRIAILAEYDALPEIGHACGHNIIATAGVGAFLSLHALYEKDPEAVPGTVVLLGTPAEEGHSGKEVMARAGAFDGLDAAIMVHGYGYDCSDQVWLGRRLLKVTYSGIAAHASAQPFMGRNALDAANLFYQGLGLLRQQMPPISRLHAVITDGGTRPSIITESATVQCYVRSKFPETLKELSDRVEDAAKGAALMSGTGVTVDWDEHPPSLPVRTNSALTARWAEHEQTRGRHPLPAGVLDESIAASTDFGNVSYRIPGIHPLIKTADAEVALHTREFAAAAKSHAAESAAYDGAYGLACTALDFLVDDALAAEVTEEFARDGGAIDVEHFFD is encoded by the coding sequence ATGAGCGAAATCCGTGACCTCGGCCACTCGACCGCACCGGACGACAGCTATCTTGACGAGATGGCTCGGCAGACCCGGGCACGGGCCGCCCAGGCCGCCGAGTGGGTCTCCGACTTCACCGGGACCCCGGAGTCGAGCCGCTCCGGCATAGCCGCCGGATTGGACGCAGCTCAGGGGGACCTGACGGACCTGCTCCACACCATCCATGACTTGGCCGAGACCGCCTTCGAGGAGTTCGATTCGGTCGCCGCAATCGCCTCGGTGCTCAAGAAGCAGGGAATCGACGTCGAGACGGGCCTCTTCGGGGTGGAGACCACTCTGCGGGCGACGACGGGATCCGGTCACGGTCGCAGGATTGCGATCCTCGCCGAATACGATGCCCTGCCCGAGATCGGGCACGCCTGCGGGCACAACATCATCGCCACCGCCGGAGTCGGTGCTTTCCTCTCCCTCCACGCCTTGTACGAAAAAGACCCCGAAGCAGTGCCCGGCACCGTCGTTCTGCTCGGCACTCCCGCGGAGGAGGGTCATTCGGGCAAGGAAGTCATGGCCCGGGCCGGTGCCTTCGATGGTCTCGACGCGGCCATCATGGTTCACGGTTACGGCTACGACTGCTCCGACCAGGTGTGGTTGGGCCGCCGCCTGCTGAAGGTCACATACTCAGGGATCGCCGCTCACGCTTCGGCGCAGCCCTTCATGGGGCGCAACGCCCTCGACGCGGCGAATCTCTTCTACCAGGGGCTCGGCCTGCTGCGGCAGCAGATGCCGCCGATCTCCCGCCTGCACGCGGTCATCACCGACGGTGGAACGCGGCCGTCGATCATCACCGAATCCGCCACTGTGCAGTGCTACGTCCGCTCGAAGTTCCCCGAGACGCTCAAGGAGCTCTCCGACCGGGTCGAGGACGCGGCGAAGGGTGCCGCGCTCATGTCCGGAACCGGGGTCACTGTCGACTGGGACGAACACCCGCCCTCGCTGCCCGTGCGTACGAATTCGGCGCTGACCGCCCGCTGGGCCGAACATGAACAGACCCGCGGCCGTCACCCGCTTCCCGCCGGTGTCCTCGACGAATCGATCGCTGCGTCCACGGACTTCGGCAATGTCTCCTACCGGATTCCCGGCATCCATCCGCTCATCAAGACCGCCGACGCCGAGGTGGCCCTGCATACTCGTGAGTTCGCCGCAGCCGCGAAGTCCCACGCCGCCGAATCCGCGGCCTACGACGGGGCCTACGGTCTTGCGTGCACCGCCCTGGATTTCCTCGTCGACGATGCCCTCGCCGCCGAGGTGACCGAAGAATTCGCCCGCGACGGGGGAGCGATCGACGTCGAGCACTTCTTCGACTGA
- a CDS encoding histidinol-phosphate transaminase: MGNIDSLPVRSDLVGLKPYGAPHLNVPVQLNVNENAYPLPDVVVDSMRAAVDDHFAGLNRYPDREFTALREHLVTYLDGVNERAGDSVELDPSMIWAANGSNEVLSHIVQAFGGPGRTVLGFTPSYSMHPLITTGTGAEWQHVERKDDFTLAAETVAAEVARVNPDIVFLCTPNNPTGTSIGLDVIEAAYDNCSGIVIVDEAYAEFSRPAKTSAMTLLEGRPRLVVSRTMSKAFACAGLRLGYAIAAPELIDVLRLVRLPYHLSEVTQVLACTALEHAELLLGNVDRLIDSRNRMAGHLAEAGFTVHDSDSNFVLFGNIASPADLWQKLLDRGVLIRDIGITGHARVNAGTEEETEAFLTAIDEILAEDPDILFDRPQSPTPSSAAPTKGTP, from the coding sequence GTGGGAAACATCGACTCTCTGCCTGTGCGTTCAGACCTCGTCGGCCTCAAGCCGTACGGGGCACCGCACCTCAATGTGCCGGTCCAGCTCAACGTCAACGAGAACGCCTATCCGCTTCCGGACGTCGTCGTCGACAGCATGCGCGCAGCCGTCGACGATCACTTCGCCGGTCTCAATCGATATCCCGATCGCGAATTCACCGCACTGCGCGAACACCTCGTCACCTATCTGGACGGTGTGAACGAACGCGCCGGAGACTCCGTCGAACTCGACCCCTCCATGATCTGGGCCGCCAACGGCTCGAACGAAGTGCTCAGCCATATAGTTCAGGCCTTCGGTGGGCCGGGCCGCACCGTCTTAGGCTTCACCCCCTCGTATTCGATGCACCCGCTCATCACCACAGGTACGGGTGCCGAATGGCAGCACGTCGAACGCAAGGACGACTTCACTCTCGCCGCGGAGACGGTCGCCGCCGAGGTGGCTCGGGTGAATCCGGACATCGTCTTCCTGTGCACTCCGAACAATCCGACCGGTACGTCGATCGGCCTCGACGTCATCGAAGCCGCCTACGACAACTGTTCGGGAATCGTCATCGTCGACGAGGCGTATGCGGAGTTCTCCCGCCCCGCCAAAACCTCGGCGATGACACTGCTCGAGGGCCGGCCCCGCCTCGTCGTCTCCCGCACCATGAGCAAGGCCTTCGCCTGCGCCGGACTGCGCTTGGGCTATGCCATCGCCGCACCCGAGCTCATCGATGTCCTCCGCCTCGTCCGACTGCCCTACCACCTGTCCGAGGTCACCCAGGTGCTGGCCTGCACGGCGCTCGAACACGCTGAGCTGCTGCTGGGCAACGTCGACCGGCTCATCGACTCACGCAATCGGATGGCCGGCCACCTCGCCGAGGCGGGCTTCACCGTCCACGACAGCGATTCGAACTTCGTCCTCTTCGGCAATATCGCCTCACCGGCAGATCTGTGGCAGAAACTCCTCGACCGCGGAGTGCTCATCCGCGATATCGGCATCACCGGCCACGCCCGTGTCAACGCCGGAACCGAGGAGGAGACCGAAGCGTTCCTGACCGCCATCGACGAGATCCTCGCCGAAGACCCGGACATCCTCTTCGACCGTCCGCAGTCTCCCACCCCGTCCTCAGCCGCCCCGACGAAAGGCACTCCATGA
- a CDS encoding DUF1844 domain-containing protein → MSSEESVPAEAIADVTRDIAEVPAVEVITSSAVHLMSAAAVKCGLAEDTAEGRGADLKDLDEARKLITALAGFVTGAATVIGDHHARPLRDGLRSLQLAFREASEIPDAPGEGPGEKFTGPVR, encoded by the coding sequence ATGAGTTCTGAAGAATCTGTACCCGCCGAGGCGATCGCCGACGTTACGCGCGACATCGCCGAGGTCCCTGCTGTCGAGGTCATCACCTCCAGCGCCGTCCACCTCATGTCCGCCGCCGCCGTCAAGTGCGGCCTGGCCGAGGACACCGCCGAAGGCCGCGGCGCCGACCTCAAGGACCTCGACGAGGCCCGCAAGCTCATCACCGCACTGGCCGGCTTCGTCACCGGTGCCGCCACCGTCATCGGCGACCACCATGCCCGCCCGCTGCGCGATGGACTGCGCAGCCTGCAGCTGGCATTCCGCGAGGCTTCGGAGATTCCCGACGCCCCCGGCGAAGGCCCCGGAGAGAAGTTCACCGGCCCCGTCCGCTGA
- the hisH gene encoding imidazole glycerol phosphate synthase subunit HisH, with protein MTTVAVLDYGAGNVRSAVRAVAAAGAEVTLTADHDVINDSDGLLVPGVGAFSAVMAGLENVGGVDLIRARHDQGRPLLGICVGLQVFFARGVEHGVKTEGIGLWPGAVTGLEAPVIPHMGWSTVNAPADSAMFAGIGDERFYFVHSYAATEPPTNTSVTTARHGGDFIAAVEDGTTWAAQFHPEKSSEAGAKLLRNWLASFSADSSPGSTGSSGTNPTDSLSS; from the coding sequence ATGACGACGGTCGCTGTCCTCGACTACGGAGCCGGCAACGTCCGCTCCGCCGTGCGTGCGGTCGCTGCAGCCGGCGCCGAGGTCACGCTCACCGCCGACCATGACGTCATCAATGACTCCGACGGATTGCTGGTTCCCGGCGTCGGCGCCTTTTCGGCCGTGATGGCCGGACTGGAGAACGTCGGGGGAGTCGATCTCATCCGAGCCCGCCACGATCAGGGCCGACCGCTGCTCGGCATCTGCGTCGGCCTGCAGGTGTTCTTCGCCCGTGGTGTCGAACACGGGGTGAAGACCGAGGGCATCGGACTGTGGCCCGGAGCCGTCACCGGCCTCGAGGCCCCGGTCATCCCGCATATGGGGTGGTCGACGGTCAACGCTCCCGCAGACTCGGCCATGTTCGCCGGCATCGGAGATGAACGCTTCTACTTCGTCCATTCCTACGCCGCGACCGAGCCGCCGACGAACACGTCGGTGACCACCGCCCGTCACGGCGGCGACTTCATCGCCGCCGTCGAAGACGGCACCACCTGGGCAGCACAGTTCCATCCCGAGAAATCCTCCGAGGCGGGCGCCAAGTTGCTGCGCAATTGGCTCGCCTCGTTCTCCGCCGACAGCAGCCCGGGCAGCACCGGCAGCTCCGGCACCAACCCCACAGACTCACTCAGCTCCTGA
- a CDS encoding LysM peptidoglycan-binding domain-containing protein, with amino-acid sequence MSAQNTELHLTPRGRQAVRLLRTLLVALVVIGGAVLLATQSFSAAAVAESETESIGIDAEAVVVGEGESLWTVASNLGIDRDTRDVIADIVEINHLDTPTVHPGQTLDVPVR; translated from the coding sequence ATGTCTGCACAGAACACCGAGCTGCACCTGACCCCTCGTGGACGCCAGGCTGTGCGCCTTCTCCGGACCCTGCTCGTCGCTCTCGTCGTCATCGGCGGAGCGGTCCTCCTCGCCACCCAGTCGTTCTCGGCCGCTGCCGTCGCCGAATCGGAGACGGAGAGCATCGGCATCGACGCCGAGGCGGTCGTCGTCGGTGAGGGCGAATCGCTGTGGACCGTGGCGTCGAACCTCGGCATCGACCGCGACACCCGCGATGTCATTGCCGATATCGTCGAGATCAACCACCTGGACACCCCGACGGTTCACCCCGGCCAAACTCTCGACGTCCCCGTCCGCTGA
- a CDS encoding NAD-dependent epimerase/dehydratase family protein, giving the protein MKAALVIGSGQIGSEIAAQLIASGTDVRIATRSGGGSSITSAGAANAHAPSETSSTTGMTTVSTPTHLKADASDRAQLTEAAAGVEAIFACAHAPYDSRIWEQILPRLDAAILDTAAEIGIPVVFPESVYAFAGLHTPITETSPFAPVEDKGHIRQQLIEARDAHSATGASVIAGDLLGRTAEKWSSVVRMCITEPISAGRRAMVPARTDVPHGITVIADHAAAMIRVAEDLKGVPAGTHQLRIAPASNPTLAEIADFTADTLGQKHKRPLSVPRWATRAIGAFERSFYELNQLAPIWYEPCVITPGDLAAEVGTTDWRAGVTQMLRAETPEIPAQQPR; this is encoded by the coding sequence ATGAAAGCAGCACTCGTCATCGGCAGTGGTCAGATCGGTTCGGAGATCGCGGCTCAGCTCATCGCGTCAGGCACAGATGTCCGCATCGCCACCCGCTCCGGCGGAGGTTCATCCATTACCTCGGCCGGCGCAGCCAATGCGCACGCCCCATCGGAAACGTCGTCAACGACTGGTATGACGACAGTCAGCACGCCGACCCACCTCAAGGCCGATGCGAGTGATCGCGCCCAATTGACTGAAGCCGCGGCGGGAGTCGAAGCGATCTTCGCCTGCGCCCACGCACCCTATGACAGTCGGATATGGGAGCAGATCCTCCCCCGCCTCGATGCGGCGATTCTCGACACCGCGGCCGAAATCGGCATTCCCGTCGTCTTCCCGGAGTCGGTCTACGCCTTCGCGGGACTGCACACCCCGATCACCGAAACCTCACCATTCGCTCCGGTGGAGGACAAGGGTCACATCCGACAGCAGCTCATCGAGGCCCGTGACGCTCACTCAGCGACTGGTGCGAGCGTCATCGCCGGGGACCTGCTCGGCAGAACCGCAGAGAAATGGTCGTCGGTCGTGCGCATGTGCATCACCGAACCGATCTCCGCCGGGCGCCGGGCCATGGTGCCGGCACGGACTGATGTCCCTCACGGCATCACTGTCATCGCCGATCATGCAGCCGCCATGATCCGGGTGGCAGAGGATCTGAAAGGCGTCCCCGCGGGGACCCATCAGCTGCGGATCGCACCGGCATCAAATCCGACACTGGCCGAGATCGCCGACTTCACAGCGGACACTCTTGGGCAGAAACACAAGCGTCCGCTCTCGGTCCCACGTTGGGCGACCCGGGCCATCGGTGCGTTCGAACGCTCATTCTACGAACTCAACCAGCTGGCGCCGATCTGGTACGAACCCTGCGTGATCACCCCGGGAGACCTTGCCGCGGAGGTCGGCACCACCGACTGGCGTGCGGGAGTCACACAGATGCTTCGGGCGGAGACGCCTGAGATTCCCGCACAGCAACCTCGGTGA